CGTCGTAGAAGTGCAGGACGTTCATGTCCTCGAAGTCGAAGGCGACGGAGCCCTTCGACCCGTTGATCTCGAGGCGGATGGCGTTCTTGCGTCCGGTGGCGAACCGGGTCGCCTCGAAGCTCGCGAGACCGCCGCCGGACAGCCGGCCGAGGAACAGCGCGGCGTCGTCCACGGTGACGGGGCCGGTGCCGGATCCCGCCTGCGCGGACAGGCCCGACGACGACTCCGCCACCGGGCGTTCCCGCACGAAGGTCTCCATGATGCCGCTGACGCCCACGAGGGACTCCCCCGTGACGAACTGCGCGAGGTCGACCACGTGCGCGCCGATGTCGCCCAGCGCGCCGGAACCGGCGAGGTTCTTGTCGAGGCGCCAGGACAGCGGGGAGGCCGGGTCCGTCAGCCAGTCCTGCAGGTACTGCGCGCGCACGTGGCGCACCTCGCCGATACGGCCGTCGGCGACGAGACGTCGGGCGAGCTGGATGGCGGGCACCCGGCGGTAGGTGAACCCCACCATGGCGAGCACGCCGTGCTCCGCGGCCCGGGCGGCGGCCGCGGCCATCTCCTCGGCCTCCGCGACCGTGTTCGCGAGCGGCTTCTCGCACAGGACGTGCTTGCCCGCCTCCAGGGCCGCGATCGCGATCTCGGCGTGCGTGCTGCCCGGGGTGCACACGTCGACCAGGTCGACGTCGTCCCGCGTCAGCAGCGACCGCCAGTCCGTCGTCGCGTCGTCCCAGCCGAGCTTGTCGGCGGCCGCCCGCACGGCCGCCTGCGACCGTCCCGCGACGACCTGCATGCGGACCTGCAGGGGCAGGTCGAAGAATCGCGGGGCAGTGCGCCAGGCCTGGGAGTGCGCGGCCCCCATGAACGAGTAGCCGACCATCCCGACGCCGAGGCGTGCCGGTGCGTCACCCATGTGTCTGGTCCTTCCTTCGGGGGGCACGGTCACGACCGCGCCCGGGCGGCCTCGACCACGGCGGCGGGGTCGGGGCCCCGCCGCCGTGGTCGAGGGGTCGGTCGGTCAGGACTCGAACGCGTTGGGCAGGTAGTCCGCGACGTTGTCGGCCGTCACCACGGGGGCGAACAGCTGGACGGTGCGGGGCACGTTCGACGACTCGAGGTCGCTCATGCTCTTCTCGTGCGCGACCAGGCGGGCGAGCTTGATGCCGTCGGCGGCCTGGGTCGCCGGGTAGATGACGGTGGCCTGGACGACGGAGTCGCCGCTCTCGATCTCCCGCATCATGTTCGCGGAGCCCGCGCCGCCCACGAGGAAGAACTCGTCACGGCCGGCGTTCTCGATCGCCTGGAGGACGCCGACGCCCTGGTCGTCGTCGTGGTTCCAGATGGCGTCGATCTGGGGGGCGGCCTGCAGCAGGTTCGCCGTCACCGACTCACCGCTCTGGACGGTGAACTCGGCCGACACCTGGTTGTCCACGTCGAGCCCGCAGTCGGCGAGCGCGTCCGCGAAGCCCTGGCTGCGGTCCTGGGTGAGCGGGAGGGAAGCGATGCCCTGGATCTCCGCGACGACCGCGTCCGGCTGGTCGCCGAGCTCCCCGCAGATGTACTGGCCGGCCGAGACGCCCATGCCGTAGTTGTCGCCGAGCACGGTCGTGCGGGCGGCGAACGGGTCGGAGAACTCGCGGTCGACGTTGATGACCGGGATGCCGGCCTCCATGGCCTCGATCGCGACGTCGGTGAGCGCGGCGCCGTCGAAGGGCAGGAGCACGATGGCGTCCACGCCGTCGGCGATGAAGCCCTCGATCTGGCTGATCTGGACGTTGACGTCGTTGGTGCCCTCGGCGACCCGGAGCTCGACGTCGTCGTAGTTCTCGGCCTCGGCCTCGGCGGCCGAGGTGATGGCACCCATCCAGCCGTGGTCGGCGGCGGGAGCCGAGAACCCGATGACGACCGGGTCGCCCGGGGCGTCGTTGTCGGACGAGGCGACGCTCTCCTCGCTCATGGAGTCGCCCTCGGACTCCTCCTCGGCGGGCTCGTTGCTGACGCAGGCGGTCAGGAGCAGGGCCGAGGCGGCGAGCGCGGCGGGGACGGCGATCATGCGGTGGCGGCGGTGCGTACGTGCGGACATGGGATCTTCCTCGATTCGGTCCGGTCGTGCAGGGTCGGTGGTGGTGCGGGGTCGGGGTGCTGGGGTGGGGGCGTCAGCTCGATCGCGACGGCCTGGAGATGCGCTGCTGGAGGAGCACGGCGCCGACGATGATCGCGCCCCTGGCGATCTGCTGCACCGAGCTGTCGATGTTGTTGATGATGAAGACGTTGGTGAGCGTCGCGAAGATCAGGACGCCGATGACGGTGCCCACGATCGAGCCGCGTCCACCGGCGAGCAGCGTGCCGCCGACGACGACCGCGGCGATCACGTCGAGCTCGAGGAGCAGGCCGTTGGTGGAGGAGCCCGCGCCGGTGCGGGCGAGCAGCATCACCCCGGCGACGCCCGCCGTGAGGCCGGAGAGCCCGTAGACGTACATGAGGTGGCGCTTGACCTTGATGCCGGCCAGGCGGGCCGCCTCCGGGTTGCCGCCGACGGCGACCGTGCGGCGGCCGAACGTCGTGCGGTTGAGCAGGAACCAGCCCGCGACCACGACGAGCGCGAAGATCCACACGATCTTCGGCACGCCCAGCAGGTCGCCCTGGAACGTGTCCTCGAACGACGGCTGGTCGACGATCTGCGTCCGCCGGTTCGCGATGAGCTCGGCCAGGCCGCGGGCCGCGACGAGCATCGCGAGGGTGGCGATGAACGCCACCACGTTGCCGTACGCGATGATCACCCCGTTGATGAGCCCGGCGGCGAGCCCGACGGCGAGCGCGCAGCCGACCATGACGATCCAGCCGTACTGGTCGGCCATGTTCTGGGTGGCCAGCGTCGAGGCCCAGACGGTCGTCAGCCCGAGGACGGAGCCGACCGACAGGTCGATGCCGCCGGTGGTGATGACGAAGGTCATGCCGATGGCCATCACGCCGGTCACCGAGGCGAGGCTCAGGATGATCGTGAGGTTCGTCAGGCTGGCGAAGCGTTCACCACCCGTGAGGAACCCGACGAGGCACAGCAGGAGGAGCGCGACGACCAGGCCCACGTTGCGGACCGTGCCGCCGGACAGGCTGCTGAACCCGCGGCGGCGACCGGCCGCCGACTTCGATGTGTCCGCCGCCGGGTTCGACGACGTCTGCTGCTCGCTCACGCGGCACTTCCTTCCATGACCATGTCGAGCACCTGGTGCTCGTCGATCGACTCGGCTGGTCCGGTGTGCACGACCTGTCCCTCGGAGATGACGAGGACTCGGTCGGCCAGGCCCAGGACTTCAGGGATCTCGCTGGAGACCACGATGACGGCGGTGCCCGCGTCGGCGAGCCGGCGCACCAGCTCGTAGATCTCCGACCGGGCCCCGACGTCGACGCCACGGGTGGGCTCGTCGAGGAGCAGCACCTCGCAGCCGTGCACGAGCCAGCGGGCGAGCATGGCCTTCTGCTGGTTGCCGCCCGACAGCGTCCGGATCGCCCGGTCGACGTCCGGCGGGCGCAGGTCGAGCGCGACGGCCTGCTCGCGGGCGGCCTCCTTCTCGGCGCGCTCGTCCAGCCAGCCGCCACGGGCCGTCCGCGCGAACGTGGACAGGGTGATGTTGCGGTAGACGGGCTCGTCGAGCACGAGCCCCTGGCTCTTGCGCTCCTCGGGGGCGAGGCCCACCCCGGCGTCGACCGCGGCCGCCACGGACCCGGCCCGCAGGCGTCGGCCGTCGAGCCGCACGCTGCCACCGGTCGCGTGGCGCGCACCGTAGATCGTCTCGAGGATCTCCGAGCGGCCGGAGCCGACCAGGCCGGCGAGCCCGACGATCTCGCCGGCCCGGACGCTGAGGGAGACGTCGTCGAACGTGCCGGCCAGGCTCAGCGACTCCACCTCGAGCCGCACCGGGGCGTCGGCGGGCACGCCCGGACGGGCCGGGAACGCGAACTCGACGTCCCGGCCGGTCATGAGCCGGATGAGGTCGGCGGTCGGGGTGTCCGCCACCGCGAGGTTGCGCCCCACCGTCCGCCCGTCCTTGAGGACGGTGATGCGGTCGCCGATGCGCCGGATCTCCTCGAGGCGGTGCGAGATGTAGATGATGGCGATGCCCTGCGCGGTGAGCTCCTCGACGACCCGGAACAGGTTGTCGACCTCGCCGGAGTCGAGGACGGCGGACGGCTCGTCCATGACGATGACGCGCGCGTCGTGGGACAGGGCCCGCGCCATCGAGACGATCTGCTTGCCGGCCGCCGAGAGGGTGCCGACCTCGCGGTGGGGGGAGATCTCGGGGTGCCCGAGGCGCTGCATGAGCGCGCGGGTGTGGCGCGACGCCTCGCGGCGCTGCGTGAACCCGACCCGGTCGAGCTCGTGCCCGAGGTAGATGTTC
This Isoptericola jiangsuensis DNA region includes the following protein-coding sequences:
- a CDS encoding Gfo/Idh/MocA family protein, producing MGDAPARLGVGMVGYSFMGAAHSQAWRTAPRFFDLPLQVRMQVVAGRSQAAVRAAADKLGWDDATTDWRSLLTRDDVDLVDVCTPGSTHAEIAIAALEAGKHVLCEKPLANTVAEAEEMAAAAARAAEHGVLAMVGFTYRRVPAIQLARRLVADGRIGEVRHVRAQYLQDWLTDPASPLSWRLDKNLAGSGALGDIGAHVVDLAQFVTGESLVGVSGIMETFVRERPVAESSSGLSAQAGSGTGPVTVDDAALFLGRLSGGGLASFEATRFATGRKNAIRLEINGSKGSVAFDFEDMNVLHFYDDTEESATAGFRRIVVTEPDHPYTGAWWPPGHGLGYEHGFTHQVVDLVEDLAAGRQPTPSFADGLAVQRVLDAVERSSEQGSGWVALV
- a CDS encoding substrate-binding domain-containing protein, whose protein sequence is MSARTHRRHRMIAVPAALAASALLLTACVSNEPAEEESEGDSMSEESVASSDNDAPGDPVVIGFSAPAADHGWMGAITSAAEAEAENYDDVELRVAEGTNDVNVQISQIEGFIADGVDAIVLLPFDGAALTDVAIEAMEAGIPVINVDREFSDPFAARTTVLGDNYGMGVSAGQYICGELGDQPDAVVAEIQGIASLPLTQDRSQGFADALADCGLDVDNQVSAEFTVQSGESVTANLLQAAPQIDAIWNHDDDQGVGVLQAIENAGRDEFFLVGGAGSANMMREIESGDSVVQATVIYPATQAADGIKLARLVAHEKSMSDLESSNVPRTVQLFAPVVTADNVADYLPNAFES
- a CDS encoding ABC transporter permease; protein product: MSEQQTSSNPAADTSKSAAGRRRGFSSLSGGTVRNVGLVVALLLLCLVGFLTGGERFASLTNLTIILSLASVTGVMAIGMTFVITTGGIDLSVGSVLGLTTVWASTLATQNMADQYGWIVMVGCALAVGLAAGLINGVIIAYGNVVAFIATLAMLVAARGLAELIANRRTQIVDQPSFEDTFQGDLLGVPKIVWIFALVVVAGWFLLNRTTFGRRTVAVGGNPEAARLAGIKVKRHLMYVYGLSGLTAGVAGVMLLARTGAGSSTNGLLLELDVIAAVVVGGTLLAGGRGSIVGTVIGVLIFATLTNVFIINNIDSSVQQIARGAIIVGAVLLQQRISRPSRSS
- a CDS encoding sugar ABC transporter ATP-binding protein, with protein sequence MVSEDPAAPLLQMQSIVKHFPGAKALDGVDLDVLPGEVHCLLGQNGAGKSTLIKVLAGAHQPTAGTILIDGEPVELPHPVAAIQHGVATMYQELDVVDGLSVAENIYLGHELDRVGFTQRREASRHTRALMQRLGHPEISPHREVGTLSAAGKQIVSMARALSHDARVIVMDEPSAVLDSGEVDNLFRVVEELTAQGIAIIYISHRLEEIRRIGDRITVLKDGRTVGRNLAVADTPTADLIRLMTGRDVEFAFPARPGVPADAPVRLEVESLSLAGTFDDVSLSVRAGEIVGLAGLVGSGRSEILETIYGARHATGGSVRLDGRRLRAGSVAAAVDAGVGLAPEERKSQGLVLDEPVYRNITLSTFARTARGGWLDERAEKEAAREQAVALDLRPPDVDRAIRTLSGGNQQKAMLARWLVHGCEVLLLDEPTRGVDVGARSEIYELVRRLADAGTAVIVVSSEIPEVLGLADRVLVISEGQVVHTGPAESIDEHQVLDMVMEGSAA